TCCCGTGCACCCCGACGACCGTCGCCCGCTGCGCCTCGTCCTCGCCGAGGACTCCGTCCTCCTCCGCGAGGGCCTGATCGGCCTGCTGGAGCGCTTCGGCCACACCGTCGCGGCGGCGGTCGACGACGCGGACGCCCTGCTCGCGGCGGTCGCCGAGCACCGCCCCGACCTGGTCCTGACCGACGTCCGGATGCCCCCCGGCCGCAGCGACGAAGGCCTGCGCGCCGCGCTGCGGCTGCGCGCCGAGGAGCCGGCCCTGCCGGTCCTGGTGCTCAGCCAGTACGTCCAGCGCTCGTACGCGGCCGACCTGCTGGCCAGCGGCGACGGCTCGGGCGTCGGCTACCTGCTCAAGGACCGGATCGGCCATGTCGAGGAGTTCCTGGCCGCGGTCGACGCCGTCGCCGCGGGCGGCACGGTGGTCGACCCGGAGGTGGTCCGCCGCCTGCTGGCCCGCCGCCGCGACCCGCTGGAGCGGCTCACCCCGCGCGAGCGCGAGGTGCTCGAACTGATGGCCCGGGGCTGCTCGAACGCGGAGATCTGCCGCCGCCTGACGGTCTCGGAGGCCGCGACCTCCAAGCACATCGGCAACATCCTGCTCAAGCTCGACCTGCCCCCGGCCGAGGACACCCACCGCCGCGTCCTGGCCGTCCTCGCCCTCCTCGGCACGGACGGCTAGGTCCTGTCCGGTCGGTCTTGTCGGATCGGCGCGCGGCAGTGGGCGCCCGGCTGGGAGTGCCGGGCCGACGCCCTCGTACTGGATGTACTCGGGTGTCGGGCCGGTGCTTCCAGGCGAAGGGGGCACCTCCCAGCCCCCCTTGGGGCTGGGGGAGATCCGGCGTCGCGCGCCCGGCAAGATCGGCCGGACCGGGCCCAGCGCCCCCGCCGGGGGCGCGGGATCAGGGCCGCACCGTCCCCCGCGCCGCTGGTCGCGCCGCCCTCAGCGGGCGCTCGCCTCGTGGACGAAGGCGACCAGCCGGGTCAGGGCGTCCGGGTCCATGGTGGGCATGACGCCGTGGCCGAGGTTGAAGATGTGGTGGCTGCCGCCGAGGGCCTGG
Above is a genomic segment from Kitasatospora cineracea containing:
- a CDS encoding response regulator transcription factor; protein product: MHPDDRRPLRLVLAEDSVLLREGLIGLLERFGHTVAAAVDDADALLAAVAEHRPDLVLTDVRMPPGRSDEGLRAALRLRAEEPALPVLVLSQYVQRSYAADLLASGDGSGVGYLLKDRIGHVEEFLAAVDAVAAGGTVVDPEVVRRLLARRRDPLERLTPREREVLELMARGCSNAEICRRLTVSEAATSKHIGNILLKLDLPPAEDTHRRVLAVLALLGTDG